From Tripterygium wilfordii isolate XIE 37 chromosome 13, ASM1340144v1, whole genome shotgun sequence, the proteins below share one genomic window:
- the LOC120012145 gene encoding ADP-ribosylation factor-like protein 8a: MGLWEAFLNWLRSLFFKQEMELSLIGLQNAGKTSLVNVVATGGYSEDMIPTVGFNMRKVTKGNVTIKLWDLGGQPRFRSMWERYCRAVSAIVYVVDTADHENLSISKSELHDLLSKPSLSGIPLLVLGNKIDKPGALSKEALTEAMGLKSITDREVCCFMISCKNSTNIDSVIDWLVKHSKSKS, translated from the exons ATGGGTTTGTGGGAAGCTTTTCTCAATTGGCTCAGGAG CCTATTTTTCAAGCAAGAAATGGAATTATCCTTGATTGGACTTCAGAATGCTGGGAAAACCTCACTTGTTAATGTTGTTGCT ACTGGTGGATATAGTGAAGATATGATTCCTACA GTAGGATTCAATATGAGGAAAGTAACAAAAGGAAATGTTACAATAAAGTTGTGGGACCTTGGTGGTCAACCCAGGTTTCGCAGTATGTGGGAGCGATACTGTCGTGCTGTTTCTGCTATTGT CTATGTGGTTGATACTGCTGATCATGAAAACTTGAGTATCTCAAAGAGCGAGCTTCATGATTTGCTGAGCAAACCGTCATTGAGTGGTATTCCCTTGTTAGTGCTCGGTAACAAGATTGACAAGCCAGGAGCTCTGTCTAAAGAGGCTTTGACTGAGGCAAT GGGACTCAAGTCAATTACGGACAGAGAAGTTTGCTGCTTTATGATCTCGTGCAAGAACTCTACCAATATCGATTCGGTTATTGATTGGCTTGTGAAGCATTCTAAATCAAAGAGCTGA
- the LOC120012259 gene encoding vacuolar sorting protein 3-like codes for MKLLDMYLDPQNGKEPMFKAAVRLLHNHGESLDPLQVLETLSPDMPLQLTSDTILRMFRARIHHHRQGQIVHNLSHAIDVDDTRLARIEERSRHVQINDESLCDSCQAHLGTKLFAMYPDDAVVCYKCFHHQGESTSVTGHDFRRDVLFKPGWLVTR; via the exons ATGAA GTTGCTTGACATGTATTTGGATCCGCAAAATGGTAAGGAGCCTATGTTTAAGGCTGCAGTTCGCCTTCTCCACAATCATGGAGAATCACTAGATCCATTGCAAGTTCTGGAG ACCTTGTCCCCAGATATGCCTCTTCAGCTCACCTCAGATACGATATTAAGAATGTTTAGGGCGAGGATCCATCATCATCGTCAAGGACAA ATCGTGCACAATTTATCCCATGCTATTGATGTTGACGACACAAGGCTAGCAAGAATTGAGGAAAGATCACGGCATGTGCAGATAAATGATGAGAGCCTCTGTGATTCTTGCCAGGCTCACCTTGGAACTAAATTGTTTGCTATGTACCCAGATGATGCTGTCGTCTGTTACAAG TGTTTCCATCATCAGGGTGAGTCTACTTCCGTCACTGGCCATGACTTTAGGCGAGATGTCTTATTCAAACCAGGTTGGCTTGTGACCAGGTAG